The Periophthalmus magnuspinnatus isolate fPerMag1 chromosome 10, fPerMag1.2.pri, whole genome shotgun sequence genome segment ATCACTTTCAATGGGAGAAATCCCAGATTAATAATGTGTACACCTCAAATCAAGAATgatacacatatcaatctggcttCTGCCAGGCTAGAGCCAATTTTGGAGAGATTGTTTTACTGCGATTCAATGCCTACCTGTTTATTGTAGCTCTATGCTGAAACACAGACCCACTCCTTCCATCACTCAGCCTCTGAGTGAGTGTATGTAACCAATTGCAGTGGAGCCATTCGCTATTTTGCCCACCCCTTCATATATGATTTATAATAGAAATTTAATGTCCTAAGAATATTTTTGTCCTTGCAGAATGATCAGTCGAcaggtgaaataaaagtaattgGTGGAGATGATCTTTCAACGTTAACAGGAAAAGTAAGATTCTCTGTGCTACTTCATCACTCCTAACTGCCAGAGGGCAGTGCTGAAAGCACTGAATGTCTCTGGCAGGCATCCATTCATTGaaccatatttacatttgtaacTTTGAATATGGCTTCATATTGTCTGGTGTTGCTCAGTTACATTGTAAAACATAACTGTCTTTCCCCATTTTACACtataaatgaaatgtgtttattattaataaCATTTCTTTTCCCACACAGAATGTTTTGATTGTAGAGGtaagtaaactttttttttggtagtATTTTGAAGTTCTTGATAAAACTTGGATTTGAGCTTAATTGTTCTTGTAGGATATCATTGACACAGGAAAGACGATGAAGACATTACTTCAACTTCTTAAACAGTACAATCCTAAAATGGTTAAAGTAGCAAGGTAAGGCTcctaataatgaaaaaaatattataaaataacattattCAATCactttcaataccacaatgataacaaaaacactttttaaagtCATGTACAGTGACAACCCTCTTATTAACTATTTCagtgtctttattttgttttttatgaaatTTTCCCTCTGTTTAGTTTGTTAGTAAAGAGGACGCCGAGAAGTGTTGGCTACAGACCTGACTGTGAGTTCAGAATATTcaatatggcatttaatttatttattgttattatttttatttttatttttttttgtcttgtttttacaGATGTTGGATTTGAAGTCCCAGACAAATTTGTGGTGGGATATGCACTTGACTACAACGAGTACTTTAGAGATTTAAATGTAAGTAAACAACTCTACTGGTCATTGGTTGTTGGTTTAAAGGTGTGTGTCTGGCGAAGTactcccactctcagtaagAGTGcaggtttttaaaaataagcaattaaatctGTTGTTgactaaatgcaagatggagaagtttaataccatacaaCACTCACTATAGTAGTGAAATTGCGGTAACTTGGTTGAATTTAAAGAGTCCTACTGGTGcccttatttagatttttttaaattaattgttCACTTCTATCatcggcttggatgagcagcgaaacgtcttcactcctacaacgatttgtccatttgacagatttaaatttcgtcgtTTGCTTCACTTCTATCAGTTTTACTATACTcctgctgtatttatttttgctgtatATTAATCATAGTTGACTCTTGCCAATATAAAATTATGCCCTAAAATGCATTAACAcatgtatttttgtcatttcaacTTTTAATGTGCtgttattattttctgtttcagcatatctgtgtaattagtGATATGGGGAAGGAGAAGTACAAGGCATGAAAACCACACCAGTTTTACAACATTTTCTTTTGcagctattttattttatgactgTACTTTTCCGTTAATACACCGTAAATTGTTCATTCAGCCTCTGTTAAGCTTCAGACAACAATTTAGCTCTGGCACCATCACGAAAAGGTTTAAATGCATGAAACATCATGATAGCCCTGGATTTATCAGCACTTCTATTGCCCCAGCATGATGATTTTTAAGGATTTGATAATTTATTAAGCGCAATGCTGCTATACGTTAAAGcctttttatattgattttattgtaaTTCTTCCTATTTGTTTCTACCAAAAGGCAGGGTATTCTCTATGTATATTTTGGGACAAAGAACCTTTTATGTATTGTATAATTCATTGGCATTTTTTCACGCTAagttgtaaaagtgaagacAAATCTTTGGTGCTGTCcctcataaaatacatttttgtgtgaTACATTTCGTTACAGTACAAATTCGCATATATATTAAactgatgtgtgtgtatatatatatatatatatatatatatatatatatatatatatatatatatatatatatatatatatatatatatatatatatatatatatatatatatatatatatatatatatatatatatatatatatatatatatataaaaaattgaTGCTGCTTATCAAATGTTGGTGTTCAGATATAATCATTAGGTCAAGAGTGCCACTGCTGTACACTATTGTTGAAATATTGCATGCAACCAAACATTAAATCTATACACCattctgttttcattttggttttatattGCTGTTCATTTTCTGCCACATTTGATTATTCTTATGTAAACAGCAGAACCGAATTTAAGAACAGGTGAATGGGGTGAACATCTGTAATGGACAAACACGAAGAGTCCTAAGCAGGTCTTATTTATGCTGTGTTTTAACAATGTGCTTGTTTGGTCGTTTGCTTAAAGCCTGATCTAGGAAGCTAAGCGCGCTTGGTGCTGTAGTGggacagcagtggctctagtggaaaCTCTTGTGTTCGGAGGCAAGACGCTTCACCCACATTACCTCGTCAATATAAATGTGGATAACAAAACAACCAAATCAAGGAAAAGGCATAAGATGTCTCTACTGGTTAGATGTCTAAAGTAAAGTGTCAATATTTTATTCTCAATTTGGAATATATTGAAGTGTGTATCTGTTTTATACAAGAATTCCCCAATATAAATGATTGAAAGATATGAAACATTACAAAATGTAGGCTAGTAGTCTATTTACCATAAATGAACACGTTTCCAGTCCCACTCTGTAAATAAGGATATTCATATTGAGGATGTCTCTTGTCGTCATTAGATCTATGgctttgtttatatttgtggcAATTGCTTCTGTGAGTCTAGAAACCTTGAATATAGTAATAAGGATATTCATATTGAAGATGTCTCTTGTCGTCATTAGATCTATGgctttgtttatatttgtggcAATTGCTTCTGTGAGTCTAGAAACCTTGAATATAGTTTGGGTATAGCTATTTCAAAATGGCTTGTAGACCTTATAAATATGATCAGTGAACACGTTAGGGCCTACATGTATGATGcattgtttcattttaaaattacacTTCCATGCTTGTGAGTACACAAAACATGTGTGCACACGGTTAGTACATGTGTCTAGCTGCTTTAATAAGGCATCTTAGGTCATAGAGAAGAAGATCCAGTGGCCTAAAGGTTTATCCTAGAGCCACGGGAGGCAGAGCGGCGACCACACACCGGCAAACCGAGCTCTTTCATTGGACAGGTCAGCTAACACACAGGGGGTGTGAAGTTTGCTGCTAACTGCTAAGTATCCCTGATTATCTGGGCATTATCAGGACACGCTTCGGGGTAAGACATTGTCATTTCTATATAACTACTTGAAACACTTTGAAATAGTCTGTCACTGGAACAAAAGTGTTAAATAGCTATGTAAAAATTGTTTTTTGGATGGGTAGAAATAGTACGCGAGATTCGGCGCAATTGTGTTAAGGATGTCGTTTATCGTGCATTGATTATTATATACATGATTCAATAATAGAAACACACAGTTCTATGGTGATAATGAATCATtctgaatatgtttattttaatttattgcaAACGTTAACTTGAtcgatttatgtttttttgttttgtcccaATTCGGTCACCGTACTTAAGATGGCGCACCGGCTCACGCATGCGCAAGGTACTTTTCAGCGATACAAATCGGGCAGCGTCCAGGGAGTTATAATACATTCAGGTTAGCGCCGCAGATTGGGTAGTGACAGTTCTGTTCATTTTCCGCGGGGCAATACAGAACCAAAAAGACACGACTCTAACGTATAATTTTCAATATACGGGATTTTTGCCTCTAATTGGAGACTTGCGATGCAAACTGTGCGATGGATCATATAGAAGACCGCGAAACAGGCCAGGGGTATCAATGCTAACTTAGCTTACATTAGCTTTTGCTGGAACTGCTAGTGCACAGCATAACATAACAGTAGCTTCATTTAGCAGCTGTGTTGTGTTAGCAAGTGGGTTAACTCGCTTAATGGTGATTGCATGTGTGGCGTAGTAACGTTTAACGTCATCTACTTTTAATTTGAGACTGATGTTCATTTTGTATCCGGACTAAATTGGCACAAAGCTTTGCAGAAATAAGCGGCTAAAGTGCAGTGGTTGGCTGTGGATGGGTCCGAGTCACTCACGGGGAGATAGCTCACGTTTGCCAGGCATTGTGCGTTGTGTAGCAGGCTAAACGACtaaagtaaagttaaaatactttttttatgtCACTGGCAATGCTGTTACCCACCTATTATAGTCGTTTATTTCTGTATAACATGCAAACCTCAGTTTTTCTCGTTGTTATGCTGTAAAAACAAAGTTAGGATTGTACAAACCAAGGGCCTCTCTGCCTGTGGGGTTGCGATAGCTGTGAATTTGGCTTAGCACACGTATGTATTCAAAGCATCTGAAGTAGAAAAAAACAGGGTATTTTATTGGAACAATGTAACAGCACGGAGCTAGTTGAGCGTTTTGATTGTAAAGTGGTGGAGGACACGGTCACAAAATGAGCAATTCTGTGATGCAACAAGAAAAGATGGAGCTTGATCTAGAAATCCCATCCGCGCTGGTGCAGACGGACGGACACCTGAGGAGATCCAACAGCGCTCCTATGATAAACGGACTAAGGTTGTTTACTTGACACATAACTATATTTAACGTTCAGGTTGTAATATCTGATCTATAttggattttgttgtttgtgaagaggCAGTTCACAGTACTGGTGATAAAGATCATACGAGACTAGTTGTGTGGTTTGCATTGAAAAtcatatgtgtatgtgtaaatCAGGTGCATTGAAGTAAAGTTGCCCCTGTATTTTACGTAAAGGAACTTAATGGTCACTAAGAACGCTCtatattattttaccttttataatCAATGAGGCGTGATAAACAAGCACTGGTTTCTGTGGCTTCagtcagtgtttctcaaactggaaCTGGAACCACTGATGGTCCTCAAGTTCCAATCAGGTGTTTTTGAGCTGCTTCTCAGTATGTGGCTTtgcataattttaattttatccactttttgtcCTTGTTTCGATAATCTCCCATTTAGAATTACAGTGTTAATTATGCAATCCACCTTTTAGACTGGCTCATAATATATGCTtaatttagatctggtggtacttggaaagccaaatcttttctttggtacTTTGTGTGAAAAGTTTTAGAGCCACTAACctaaacaacagcaaaacattgGTGTAAATGAAAAACTTAGA includes the following:
- the hprt1 gene encoding LOW QUALITY PROTEIN: hypoxanthine-guanine phosphoribosyltransferase (The sequence of the model RefSeq protein was modified relative to this genomic sequence to represent the inferred CDS: deleted 1 base in 1 codon); its protein translation is MATSSSCVVISDEEQGYDLDLFCIPKHYAGDLERVYIPHGLILDRTERLAREIMKEMGGHHIVALCVLKGGYKFFADLLDYIKALNRKQRPLYPMTVDFIRLKSYYNDQSTGEIKVIGGDDLSTLTGKNVLIVEDIIDTGKTMKTLLQLLKQYNPKMVKVASLLVKRTPRSVGYRPDYVGFEVPDKFVVGYALDYNEYFRDLNHICVISDMGKEKYKA